AAAATCATTAAACCAAAAACAATCAAATTAACTATAGAAATGCAAGGAACAAGAACGAAAGAAAGAGTATCCGTTGAGCTTACCCTATATGAAGTATGGGAGCATTACAGAAGATTAGCATACGATTACGACCAAGAGCCACGATGGCACAGCGATGATAATACAACACTCATTGAAAGCCAAAAAAAGGCTTTAATAGCTATGAAGTCATTAATTGAGAAAGAACTTGAAAGCGATAAATTTAAAGAACAGAAATAGAGGGGATGTTATTTTCCCTTTTTCTTTCCCTTTTGTTTTTCAGGGTCTGGAATACCAGATTGTTTGATAATCGCTTTGTAAGTACCTGTAGGCATATCCCCACCATGCAAAGGAACAGTTGTGCGCCTTCCGTCAGAATGTTTGAAAATATGATGGCTCCCTTTGCTTCTAGCAAGTTCAAAGCCGTTTTTTTGAAGTTCCTTGATTAAGTCTTTTGCTTTCATAACAGTGTTTCTTAATAAATACTGTCAAAGCTTGAAAAAGCCGATCAGTATTCAGAAGACAATTTTTAAGCGACTGTTAATGAGAGTTCTAGACTTT
The window above is part of the Marivirga tractuosa DSM 4126 genome. Proteins encoded here:
- a CDS encoding type II toxin-antitoxin system HicA family toxin, with amino-acid sequence MKAKDLIKELQKNGFELARSKGSHHIFKHSDGRRTTVPLHGGDMPTGTYKAIIKQSGIPDPEKQKGKKKGK